A window of the Streptomyces formicae genome harbors these coding sequences:
- a CDS encoding glycoside hydrolase family 28 protein, translating into MASPARREVLRLGALAAGALPLIGATGTTHALANSPRTTGSRSTPRFPDAWFPITDYGAVGDASTDCTDALRAAIAACHAAGGGHVLVPAGRWATGAIHLLSGVDLHVAEGATLLFSTDPAAYLPVVRTRWQGVEAYNYSPLIHAYRQHDIAVTGRGVLDAQSDKAHWWPWKGSGQYGWQPGMPDEREDWGNLEEWGATGVPLAERVFGEGHFLRPSFVQPHSCRNVLIEGVTLRNSPFWNIHPVLSRDITVQDVTIDCQGPNSDGCNPDSCENVTIRRTTFATHDDCIAIKSGRDQDGWRVGVPSRNIRIEDCVFVSGNAAVAIGSEMSGGVSDVLVRRLYIPRDESLDEESVACVLNVKSTPTRGGYVRDVRVTDVHAPAWMYVPFEVTFQYAGGTSGAAFADVSRLSAERWHVGGPCEYPIRIRAREEAPVHDVRLADLTFRDAVQEPLFQSVTGLSLRHVVINHPVEGS; encoded by the coding sequence ATGGCCAGTCCCGCACGCAGAGAGGTCCTCAGACTCGGCGCACTCGCAGCAGGTGCGCTCCCGCTGATCGGCGCCACCGGCACCACCCACGCCCTCGCGAACTCCCCCCGCACCACGGGCAGCAGGAGCACCCCCCGCTTCCCGGACGCCTGGTTCCCCATCACCGACTACGGCGCGGTCGGCGACGCCTCGACCGACTGCACCGACGCCCTGCGCGCCGCGATCGCGGCCTGCCATGCGGCGGGCGGCGGCCACGTCCTGGTCCCCGCCGGCCGCTGGGCCACCGGCGCGATCCATCTGCTGAGCGGTGTCGACCTGCACGTCGCCGAGGGCGCCACGCTCCTGTTCTCCACCGATCCGGCCGCCTACCTCCCCGTCGTCCGCACCCGCTGGCAGGGCGTCGAGGCGTACAACTACTCGCCCCTGATCCACGCCTACCGGCAGCACGACATCGCCGTCACCGGGCGGGGAGTCCTCGACGCGCAGAGCGACAAGGCGCACTGGTGGCCCTGGAAGGGCTCCGGGCAGTACGGCTGGCAGCCCGGCATGCCCGACGAGCGCGAGGACTGGGGGAATCTGGAGGAGTGGGGCGCGACCGGGGTCCCGCTCGCGGAGCGGGTCTTCGGCGAGGGCCACTTTCTGCGGCCGAGCTTCGTCCAGCCGCACTCCTGCCGGAACGTCCTCATCGAGGGCGTCACCCTGCGCAACTCGCCGTTCTGGAACATCCATCCGGTGCTCAGCCGCGACATCACGGTGCAGGACGTCACGATCGACTGCCAGGGTCCCAACAGCGACGGCTGCAACCCGGACTCCTGCGAGAACGTCACCATCCGCCGCACCACCTTCGCCACGCACGACGACTGCATCGCCATCAAGTCCGGCCGGGACCAGGACGGCTGGCGGGTCGGGGTGCCGTCCCGCAACATCCGTATCGAGGACTGCGTCTTCGTGAGCGGCAACGCCGCGGTGGCGATCGGCAGCGAGATGAGCGGCGGGGTCTCGGACGTGCTGGTGCGGCGGCTGTACATCCCGCGCGACGAGTCCCTCGACGAGGAGAGCGTCGCCTGCGTACTGAACGTCAAGTCGACGCCCACCAGGGGTGGTTACGTGCGCGACGTCCGTGTGACGGATGTACACGCCCCGGCCTGGATGTACGTCCCCTTCGAGGTGACCTTCCAGTACGCGGGCGGCACGTCCGGAGCCGCCTTCGCGGACGTGTCCCGGCTGTCGGCCGAGCGCTGGCACGTGGGCGGCCCCTGCGAGTACCCGATCCGGATCCGGGCACGGGAGGAGGCACCGGTGCACGACGTGCGGCTCGCGGACCTCACGTTCCGCGACGCCGTGCAGGAACCGCTCTTCCAGTCGGTCACCGGACTGTCCCTACGCCATGTCGTCATCAACCACCCTGTGGAGGGCTCATGA
- a CDS encoding FCD domain-containing protein, translated as MTVPDAPSFPPLTEADRATLLGWSAEPTGPLRTRSRIVLACADGLANAAVAKRLKVSPATVAKWRERYVRRGLEGLSDAPRPGRPRSAVREEAERSVAAALEAARSGGPAPSTRSLSEALGLSQSTVARIWQQQERESPGRQARDGEARGRQARTPTRQAAPGLLPRQLLSDHVYALLRGWIVSGELLPGQRLVESEIARRLGTSQAPAREALKRLAHEGLVNSLPHRGTFVAQVSEKQAQEVRDIRVMFEEYAARHATGRLEPEALRLLTDDVDAMRRAAESGDIGDFRDADMSFHRNVCAACGNSALIRLWRTIEPSMWGLRVLGNPLYRGDWRAMAEHHAELLSALRSGEPEETAALFAAHAAGEASRYRRELSTPGTPFEP; from the coding sequence GTGACCGTTCCCGATGCTCCGAGCTTTCCGCCCCTGACCGAGGCGGACCGGGCGACACTGCTGGGCTGGTCGGCGGAGCCGACCGGGCCGCTGCGGACGCGCAGCCGCATCGTCCTCGCCTGCGCAGACGGGCTGGCCAACGCGGCGGTCGCCAAACGGCTGAAGGTCAGCCCCGCGACGGTCGCCAAGTGGCGGGAGCGCTATGTGCGACGGGGCCTGGAAGGGCTGTCCGACGCACCCCGCCCAGGGCGCCCGCGCAGCGCCGTGCGGGAGGAGGCGGAGCGGTCCGTCGCTGCCGCGCTGGAGGCGGCCCGTTCCGGAGGACCGGCGCCGTCGACCCGTTCGCTGTCCGAGGCGCTCGGGCTGTCCCAGTCCACGGTCGCCCGGATCTGGCAGCAGCAGGAGCGGGAGTCGCCCGGCCGCCAGGCGCGGGACGGGGAGGCCCGAGGCCGTCAGGCGCGTACGCCCACCCGGCAGGCCGCGCCCGGACTGCTCCCCCGCCAACTGCTGTCCGACCACGTGTACGCACTGCTGCGCGGCTGGATCGTCTCGGGCGAACTCCTCCCCGGCCAGCGCCTCGTCGAGTCGGAGATCGCCCGCCGGCTCGGCACCAGCCAGGCCCCCGCACGCGAGGCGCTCAAGCGCCTGGCCCACGAGGGCCTGGTGAACTCGCTGCCGCACCGGGGTACGTTCGTCGCGCAGGTCTCCGAGAAGCAGGCGCAGGAGGTGCGCGACATCCGCGTGATGTTCGAGGAGTACGCGGCCCGTCATGCGACCGGCCGGCTGGAGCCGGAGGCCCTGCGACTGCTCACCGACGACGTGGACGCGATGCGCCGCGCGGCGGAGAGCGGCGACATCGGGGACTTCCGCGACGCCGACATGTCCTTCCACCGCAACGTCTGCGCCGCCTGCGGAAACTCCGCCCTGATCCGGCTGTGGCGCACGATCGAACCCAGCATGTGGGGACTGCGTGTGCTGGGCAACCCGCTCTACCGCGGCGACTGGCGGGCGATGGCCGAGCACCACGCGGAGCTGCTGTCCGCCCTCCGGTCGGGTGAGCCGGAGGAGACCGCCGCGCTGTTCGCCGCCCACGCGGCGGGCGAGGCGTCCCGCTACCGGCGCGAACTGAGCACGCCCGGAACGCCGTTCGAACCCTGA
- a CDS encoding ABC transporter substrate-binding protein gives MRRRQAGWRRARGPVAVGAVLALALTACGGGGFSDDGSSEAGQGGTVRMLVNITPNLTQDYWEKLVKPFEEAHDGVDVKIEAPSGKGVADTLQQQLAAGNAPDIVETLMVDETLAPKMLELTDQPWVKDTPLVEEAALGGKVYTVGVGEQAQSLVFYNKEAFAKAGIAEPPKTLDELTVAMGKLKKAGYLPLQTSGEFVTGLQLLQLADPSLAQTHPTWYQDIDKGARTVGGSMLPYLERYKSWLDRGYLDKNALGLKYADGETNFLSGKSAMYVMGSWFTASAADAGKDSAIGVFPAPVDEGQQHPGPQGATMAAPYMILKDTGQKDLALELVEWLVTDEKAVTSQLEQDGNFRRGLDRTFTPLERQVQQILDAAPSGVAQGEGYGENTLPRGFNTAWNTEVQGLYVGRSPEQVADAVDRWVRDHS, from the coding sequence ATGCGTCGACGGCAGGCGGGATGGAGACGGGCACGCGGGCCGGTGGCCGTGGGTGCGGTACTGGCCCTGGCGCTGACGGCATGCGGTGGAGGGGGCTTCTCCGACGACGGCTCGTCGGAGGCCGGGCAGGGCGGCACCGTCCGCATGCTCGTCAACATCACCCCCAATCTCACCCAGGACTACTGGGAAAAGCTGGTGAAGCCCTTCGAAGAGGCGCACGACGGCGTCGACGTCAAGATCGAGGCCCCGTCCGGGAAGGGCGTGGCGGACACTCTCCAGCAGCAACTGGCCGCGGGCAACGCCCCCGACATCGTCGAGACGCTCATGGTCGACGAGACCCTCGCGCCCAAGATGCTCGAACTGACCGACCAGCCCTGGGTGAAGGACACCCCGCTGGTCGAGGAGGCCGCGCTCGGCGGCAAGGTCTACACGGTCGGCGTCGGCGAGCAGGCTCAGTCGCTCGTCTTCTACAACAAGGAAGCCTTCGCCAAGGCCGGCATCGCCGAGCCGCCGAAGACCCTGGACGAACTCACCGTCGCCATGGGCAAGCTGAAGAAGGCGGGCTATCTGCCGCTGCAGACCTCCGGCGAGTTCGTCACCGGGCTGCAACTGCTCCAGCTCGCCGACCCCTCGCTCGCCCAGACCCATCCGACCTGGTACCAGGACATCGACAAGGGCGCCCGTACCGTCGGCGGATCGATGCTCCCGTATCTGGAGCGCTACAAGAGCTGGCTGGACCGCGGCTACCTCGACAAGAACGCGCTCGGCCTCAAGTACGCCGACGGGGAGACGAACTTCCTGAGCGGGAAGTCCGCCATGTACGTCATGGGCAGCTGGTTCACTGCCTCGGCCGCCGACGCCGGCAAGGACTCCGCCATCGGCGTCTTCCCCGCCCCGGTCGACGAGGGCCAGCAGCACCCCGGCCCGCAGGGCGCGACGATGGCCGCCCCGTACATGATCCTCAAGGACACCGGGCAGAAGGACCTGGCCCTTGAGCTCGTCGAGTGGCTGGTCACCGACGAGAAGGCCGTCACCAGCCAGCTGGAGCAGGACGGGAACTTCCGCCGCGGCCTCGACCGCACGTTCACCCCCCTGGAGCGGCAGGTCCAGCAGATCCTCGACGCGGCACCCTCGGGCGTCGCCCAGGGCGAGGGATACGGCGAGAACACCCTGCCCCGCGGCTTCAACACCGCCTGGAACACCGAAGTGCAGGGACTGTACGTCGGGCGCTCGCCCGAGCAGGTCGCCGACGCCGTGGACCGCTGGGTCCGCGACCACTCCTGA
- a CDS encoding carbohydrate ABC transporter permease — protein sequence MRSRRASPGGQGIATAVMVVPATALYVVMLAVPVGLAVYLSLTDWDGFSARPGFVGTANYADLLSDAGLQRAATVTLLVAGAGTAGLNVLGLGFALLLNRPSRLNSFFRMVMFYPHVLSALVVGFLWSAILGTTGAVNSLVTSRGGEVLPFLSDPDWALATMIAVVVWAAFGVNVVLYLAGLQAVPHSLIEAARIDGATRWQVFRHVTLPALGPSVTINVVLSLVTLLKTYDLVVSLTAGGPAGQTQTVAYLILWNSFHDGRLGFGSAQAVVLMLVTAVLALAVTRLRRRAETAVYS from the coding sequence ATGCGATCGAGACGTGCCTCCCCGGGCGGCCAGGGCATCGCCACGGCGGTGATGGTCGTCCCGGCGACCGCCCTGTACGTGGTCATGCTCGCCGTCCCCGTCGGGCTCGCCGTCTATCTCAGCCTGACCGACTGGGACGGGTTCAGTGCCAGACCGGGCTTCGTCGGCACGGCCAACTACGCCGACCTGCTGAGCGATGCGGGTCTCCAGCGCGCGGCTACGGTCACGCTGCTCGTCGCCGGCGCCGGCACCGCCGGACTCAATGTCCTCGGGCTCGGCTTCGCGCTGCTGCTCAACCGGCCCTCCCGGCTGAACTCGTTCTTCCGGATGGTCATGTTCTACCCGCACGTGCTCAGTGCGCTCGTCGTCGGCTTCCTCTGGAGCGCGATCCTGGGCACGACGGGCGCCGTGAACAGCCTGGTCACCTCCCGCGGCGGGGAAGTGCTGCCCTTCCTGTCCGACCCTGACTGGGCACTGGCCACCATGATCGCCGTCGTGGTCTGGGCGGCCTTCGGCGTCAACGTCGTGCTGTACCTCGCCGGACTGCAGGCGGTGCCGCACTCGCTCATCGAAGCGGCCAGGATCGACGGCGCCACCCGGTGGCAGGTCTTCCGCCACGTCACGCTGCCCGCGCTCGGCCCGTCCGTGACCATCAACGTCGTCCTGTCGCTGGTCACCCTCCTCAAGACCTACGACCTCGTGGTCTCGCTGACCGCGGGCGGCCCGGCAGGGCAGACCCAGACCGTCGCCTACCTCATCCTCTGGAACTCCTTCCACGACGGCCGGCTCGGCTTCGGCTCCGCCCAGGCGGTGGTGCTCATGCTCGTCACCGCCGTCCTGGCGCTGGCCGTCACCCGGCTGCGCCGGCGCGCAGAGACGGCGGTGTACTCATGA
- a CDS encoding carbohydrate ABC transporter permease — translation MTLTQHAAPPEPPAVAAESVPGPARRRPPRRGPGLLLRPVFLGVVALVMLVPLYVLVVNAFKSQQEILTDPFGLPDGGPTFQYLDRVFHNAQFDIMRGYAVTILFVVCVNVLSVVLAGPAAYVIARSTRRRYRALMVFFLAGTFIPSQVLVIPVVYVLKVLGLMGTVRGFVLFETVLTLPFSIFLYAGYIATIPRELDQAAAVDGAGRVRTFWQIVFPLMRPVVATMVILNTFSVWNDFVNPQIILGPGSGLYTVTTGVYAAVSQFSTDYTVVFPTLLLAIAPLLVFFVFMQRHIISGLTAGSTRG, via the coding sequence ATGACGCTGACCCAGCACGCCGCACCGCCGGAGCCACCCGCCGTGGCGGCCGAGTCCGTACCCGGTCCCGCGCGGCGGCGCCCGCCCCGGCGCGGCCCCGGCCTCCTCCTCCGGCCCGTCTTCCTCGGCGTCGTCGCCCTCGTCATGCTCGTCCCGCTGTACGTCCTCGTCGTCAACGCCTTCAAGTCGCAGCAGGAGATCCTCACCGACCCGTTCGGACTCCCCGACGGCGGACCGACGTTCCAGTACCTCGACCGGGTCTTCCACAACGCGCAGTTCGACATCATGCGCGGCTACGCGGTGACGATCCTCTTCGTCGTCTGCGTCAACGTGCTCTCCGTGGTGCTCGCCGGGCCCGCGGCGTACGTCATCGCCCGCAGCACCCGCCGCCGCTACCGGGCGCTGATGGTCTTCTTCCTGGCCGGGACCTTCATCCCCAGCCAGGTGCTGGTGATCCCCGTCGTCTACGTGCTCAAGGTGCTCGGCCTGATGGGCACCGTCCGCGGGTTCGTCCTCTTCGAGACGGTCCTGACACTGCCCTTCTCGATCTTCCTCTACGCCGGGTACATCGCCACCATCCCCCGGGAGCTCGACCAGGCCGCGGCCGTGGACGGCGCAGGACGCGTCCGCACCTTCTGGCAGATCGTCTTCCCGCTGATGCGGCCGGTCGTCGCCACCATGGTCATCCTCAACACCTTCTCGGTGTGGAACGACTTCGTGAACCCCCAGATCATCCTGGGGCCCGGCAGCGGCCTGTACACGGTCACCACCGGCGTCTACGCGGCCGTCAGCCAGTTCTCGACCGACTACACCGTCGTCTTCCCCACACTCCTGCTGGCCATCGCACCACTGCTCGTCTTCTTCGTCTTCATGCAGCGGCACATCATCAGCGGCCTGACGGCCGGATCGACGAGGGGGTGA
- a CDS encoding ribonuclease activity regulator RraA has translation MDEGPVWELPVRGEAPERADPDLVRRLSGVSSATACAKLHAQGIRRTFVSGPRPLAPGQKIAGRARTLQFMPQREDVASGLGQEYVERHTALWAVLDEVEPGDVLVVEAYGSAHTGCFGDMLVRYFRQKGGAGIVVDGCIRDAPRVRETGVPIWSTGVTPHYASQAELFPWAYDVPVACGGVLVLPGDLVVADDDGPVVVPKQRAEDVIAAAREHEQWERFSRSRIEEGGALADYYPLTADTRAEYERWRDSSAG, from the coding sequence GTGGACGAAGGACCCGTGTGGGAACTGCCGGTGCGCGGCGAAGCGCCCGAGCGTGCCGACCCCGATCTCGTACGCCGGCTGTCCGGCGTGTCGTCGGCCACCGCCTGCGCCAAACTGCACGCCCAGGGCATCCGCCGCACGTTCGTCTCCGGGCCGCGGCCGCTCGCCCCCGGGCAGAAGATCGCGGGCCGGGCACGCACCCTCCAGTTCATGCCCCAGCGCGAGGACGTCGCCTCCGGGCTCGGCCAGGAGTACGTGGAGCGGCACACCGCCCTGTGGGCCGTACTCGACGAGGTCGAGCCCGGCGACGTCCTCGTCGTGGAGGCGTACGGAAGCGCCCACACCGGCTGCTTCGGCGACATGCTCGTGCGCTACTTCCGGCAGAAGGGCGGCGCGGGGATCGTCGTCGACGGATGCATCCGCGATGCGCCCCGCGTCCGCGAGACCGGCGTACCGATCTGGTCCACCGGGGTAACCCCGCACTACGCCTCCCAGGCCGAGCTCTTCCCCTGGGCCTACGACGTCCCCGTCGCCTGCGGCGGCGTACTCGTCCTCCCGGGAGACCTCGTCGTCGCCGACGACGACGGACCGGTCGTCGTGCCGAAGCAGCGCGCCGAGGACGTCATCGCGGCCGCACGCGAACACGAGCAGTGGGAGCGCTTCAGCCGCTCCCGGATCGAGGAAGGAGGGGCACTCGCGGACTACTACCCGCTCACGGCCGACACCCGCGCCGAGTACGAGCGCTGGCGCGACAGCAGCGCCGGCTGA